The genomic segment GCTTCGCGAGGTTCCGAGGGCCCGCCCTATGGCTGAAGCGCCGCCTTGTGGCTGAAGAGCATACTGGCTTCCCCTGGGTCGGGAAATGGCTCCAGTCCCTTTCATCCAGGATCCAGATTAGGAAAACATCCCCGACATTCCTGGCATCAGACAGATCTGGTTCCTTGAGGTGAAATTGGTGAAATTGAACCAAATGCACTGCAAGCTTCTTGGCAGACAAGTTCCTCCCCGGGACAGCAAAGCCAGGAATTTGGTTGATTTAGTAACCCCTAAGAAGTGTCACCGGGGGAAGGGCTGCTTCTTCTCCAAGGCGAGTTTCCAGCAGGGCGCAGGCCAGGCTGCCATGCAATGAAGAGATGGAGGCTGGTGGAACCGGTCCGGCTTTGTGTTTCCCAATGTTGTATTTATGTAATCCTTTTGGTCAAGTGTCGCTAAATGTTCTGTCCCTAAACCTCCTCATGCTGTTGCCTCCACGGACTGCAGATGACTGCCTGCTTGTTCATGCTTTCTTACCCGTCATTTTCTTTCTGTCGGCCACTAGCTAAGGAGCACATACGGCGTAATCGGCAGAGTCGGACCTTTTTGGTGGAGAATGTCATAGGAGAAATCTGGTCCGAGCTGGAGGAAGGTAGCGTCCTTGAATGTCCTTTGCCCTTGCTGGATTTATTCTATATTGTTGGCAAAAATGCATTCCTGTTGGTTCCTTTGGCACGTGCGGAAAATGTTCAGAATCAGGTGGTTTTTAAAGACCACCCACCCAAGGAGAGCTCTTTCGGAGCTATAACTTTGCATGTTATAAAACCATACAGACTCTTTAGAAGAAAAGTGGGAATTGGAGCTCCCCAGTTCCGGGGTAAGTCTTGTGTTAAATAGCAGGTCATTTTACGGCGCTATAAACCTTGGCAGGAAGTTGTCCCCTTGTACGTGCCAGGGACGCAGCCGAGTGTCACAGGACAGCTTCCTTCTTACAGATCCACTCATCCGGGTTCTTTACCATCCATGCTAACTGGCACTCCTGGGCAGACATTACTGCATTCTCTTCAGTCACGAATAACTTGGCTGTGCAGCTAATTTGCAAAACCATTGTGCTAATGAGAAGGGTTGACGGGGGTTGTTGGGTATACCAAGTCGCCACCCCCCAGCTTGTTTCACGATGGGGCTGACAAGCGGTCTGTGTAAAAGATGGCTGTCTTTGTCCCAGGTGACAAGTATGTGGTCGTGGACAGTGGCGGGGGCACCGTAGACCTGACCGTCCATCAGATACGGTTACCGGAGGGACACCTGAAAGAACTGTATAAAGCAACAGGTGAGCCCCTGCATGGCTGATTTTCTCATTCCTGAGCTGTTTCTCTCATGTCAGATTTCTCTTGGTACTTCCTTCTCTCGGTTGCTACCAGCATGTGGGATTCTAGGCCCGAGAGGGTTCCTGTGTGGAACTGAGGAGCAGAATgcatttaaatgttctttaaaacaCAAACGACTGTAACTTGGGATTTGGCATAAAATGAGCCTGTTTTAGATCCTGGACAAGGGAATCTTTTTCTGAAAGTTCTGGAAGGATCTGATTGTCACCTGTGATTTCGTGCTCTGGTTAAGCTTTCTAGGGAGGTTTCAGGACACCTGGTCTTGGATCAAAGTTGCCAAAGCAAGCGACAGGCTCTCTCCCTCGGTGGGGGTGGGATGATGAGTCATTAACAGATCACGGGGTCTAGGTGGGCCTCCTGATTTTCAGACCCTGTCCTTAGATTTCTTGGGTGGGAATACTATGTTGCTCATACTTAGTTATAtgtatccattttatttaaaatgaaagtgattttgtggggtgcctggctggctcagttggtagagcatgtgactctccatctcggggttgtgagtttgagccccatgttgggtgtagtgatgccttaaaaataaaatcttttaaaaataaaataaaatgtaattgaatttaaacagcTTGTTGACAGGTGATTCTGTAGGAAAAAGTTTCTCCGCCCAGAAGAAGAACCTAAGGGTTTTAAAGCATAAGTAAAAATTTAGAGCTACAATCTGCTAACTGGGTCTAAGTCACTCTACTTGATGTTTCTGAGAAGAACACAGGGTAGGCTGTTTCTCAGAGTTTGGATTCAGTTTCTGGCAGTTTCTGACATGGGGGGGGTCTCTCCTTTTGTTCTTGACCCAGGTGGACCCTATGGATCCTTAGGAGTAGATTATGAATTTGAAAAACTTCTGTGTAAAATATTCGGAGAGGATTTTATCGAACAATTCAAAATCAAGCGTCCCGCGGCCTGGGTTGACTTAATGATTGCATTTGAGTCTCGTAAAAGGGCAGCAGCCCCGGACCGAACAAACCCACTGAACATCACCCTGCCCTTCTCCTTCATTGACTACTACAAGAAGTTCCGCGGGCACAGCGTGGAGCATGCCTTGAGGAAGAGCAAGTGAGTCGGACTCACCAATGGCTTAGGTCATTCTAGAGGGTGGGTCATGTtgatgggaaggaagaagggggtgTGGACTCTGACTTCCAGTCCTACAGagaagctgtgtgacctggggcaagtgacTCAACTTCCCTGTTCCTCAGTTTTGCATCTGGAAAACGGAGATGATGTTTCCACTTACCTCAAAGGGTTGTCGTGAGGATGACATGAATTCCTATGTTaggcacttagcacaatgccggGGACCTGGAAAGTACTATTTTTGTGTTAGCTTTTATTATGTACTAATAATTATAAGCTTTGTGAAAGCAGGgaattttgtgtgttttgtacCAGTATCTACAACAGATTCTGGTACAGacatagaaggtgctcagtaaatatttgttgaatgaatcccGTGGGATTCTGGGTTTCCTGCTAGTCTGAGTCTCTTGGCTGCAGGCAAGTGTTTGTAGTTCAGCTTGTTGCAAAATGAACATTTGGAAGCTGTTTTAAAGCTGAATTACAAAATTAATAGACAAAAATCATAGGTTTCTCAAAGTCTTTTTAgagtggaaaatttcaaatattttctgggcAAAATGAGCCTCATTATTCAGCTTCAACAACTGTCAGTTCCTGGCCAACCTAAATCCTCGCGTAACCTCCCACaagcattttaaagcaaatctgaTCATCATCTAATCCATAAATATGTCAGTATGTATCTTTAAGGgggataaatttaaaatgataaccCTGACACTGTTATCACGAGCACACTTAAAATGAGTCATTCTTCAATGTCCTCAAATACCCAGTTAACATTAAAATTTCTCCCattgtcttataatttttttcagtttgcatTAATATCCAAAAGATGGCTACACACAGCAATTCTCTgatctgcccctgcccctacaTCCCACTTAATATATAGGTCCccctcttgtttttttccttatggtttaTTAGATGATAAAGCTGATTGTCCCATAGCGTTTCCTCCAGTCTGGGGTTTTTGCTCATTGCACGCCCATGTAACATGTTCGGCCCCCTGGTATTTTCTTACAAATTGGCAGATTGAGCTGGACATTTGGTCAGAGTCAAGTTTAAGTTTTTGGCAAGCCTACTacatgggtggggtgggggtaatATTTCCCCCTTGCTTCACGTCAGGGAACACGTGCTGTTTGCTGGTTGCTTCTTTTGAGATGCTAGCAGCCTTGGAGGGTTGTTGCCTAGGTCTGTTATGCTAAGGAGTGGCCCCTTAGTCTCTCACTCCATCTGCATTTGTTAGCTACATGCTTCTGGAGAGAGAAACTCTTCTCCTCAGTGGTTTGGTTGCCCTGAAGTACAGTTCATATAGGAAAGACAAGACAAATGCTtggttctttcctttcatttataaattttttgttgaaaatattgtTGATTTCCTAGCATTCTCCTAAGtgacaaatgcattttttttcttttgtggggaCTCAAGGGGAGTATCATTAAGATTTCACAGATATAGGcatatttgatgtattttttaaaccatgGCGGTTGTATCCTGATTGAGAGTCAAAATGCCCCATCTTGGCCAGTAGGAGCCTCTTCAAGTTGGCTCCCGAGTCCCGTTGATTTGACGTTTTGGTCTGACTTCTGGTTAGAGAAGATGCTCCTGGCTCATCTTCTATATTCCCTATCCCAGACCTgcaatcagccatttctctaaaaAGCTTGGGTTCTGTATAAGGGAAACAAAGTAGATACGATTTTAGCTCTTCTTGCCCTTGGAGCAGGGTCCTGGCCAGACTCTTACCAGgctcctgttctctctgtccACCAGCTCCCCTCCAGAGGTGCTTGCTCTGAGTTGAACCCCAAGTCCTGCTCACACAGTTCTGGGGCTGGTCCACTCTCCTTCTGGAGAGACTGGCCACAGCCAGCCACTGGGTCATTCCACATCATCCCACATTGTCCTTTGGCCCAAGGCCACAGAAAGACCGCCTGGTCGGGCAGCCCTGGCAGCATCTAGAATGTGATGCTAGGAAGCAGCTGGTGCATGCTTTGCTTCAGGGACAGAGACACCATTTGCTTGGCCTCTTTGAACTTGAGAATGGGCGGGGTATGTGCTGCAGTAAACAGTCCCTGGCATTCCTTTAGTGCCAGAAAGTTTCCAAAGTGTTTTCACAGATGTGGTATGTAACttcatcttcacaacaacccctGCGAGGGAGGTAAGACAAGTTGTACTATCCTTGATTTCCAGACAAgagactggggctcagagaaaaCGCAGCCCAGCTTGCCCCAAAGTCCCGCAACCTCTGAGTGGTGGAGGCCATCCTGGAGCCCAGTGATCCTGAATCcctgtccagtgctctttctgtTCCATGCCATTGCTTTGGACGTTCTATGCCTTTGACAGAGAAAGGGGCATCCTGGTAGGCTTAGGCTCGACACGGTCATGGGACAGGTGCCTGCAGGGCTGAAGGAAATGCACCTGAGCACCCAGGCTTGTAGCCTTATGCAGCAGCACAGTGGACACGTCACATGAGCCTTTAATGGACTCGAATCGGACTATTGTGCCATTAAAAAATGTCATTCAAACGAGAAAGATCCCTTTAATTCTTTCCCTATATTTTGCACTAGACTTTGGCTTCCACCATCCCAAGGGCCACAGCccaaagcaaagagaaacagaagaggcTGTGTCTTAGCTTTTGAGCACCTAAGGGTCCAGGTTCTGGCAGTTGAGGATATTTCCAAGGCCTTTTGAACCCTTCTGCCCCCTCCAGTGTGACAGCTCTTCTGACAGGGCCCATCTCTGTGCACATAGACTGGGTACCGTTCACACGCTCAGTGCTTATTTCTCTCTGTGCCACACCCCCCACAGCGTGGATTTCGTGAAGTGGTCCTCACAAGGGATGCTGAGGATGAGTCCAGATGCCATGAATGCTCTTTTTAAGCCAACCATTGACAGCATCATTGAGCATCTCCGTAAGTATCAGCCAGGGCTCGGCCACTCAGTAGGGCAGAGCCAGGAATGGGGACTGAATTTTCTAGCATCACTAGCTAGTGTGTGTGAAGTCAGGTTGGCAGGGGGTCTGGGGCTGGGAGCCACAGGTCGGGGCCTGGGCAGGAGCAGACGGGGCCTGGGCATGTATGGGGGAGCTTTCTGGGCAAGGGCTCTCCAGATCCTCGCCCTCAGGTACTATAAAGCAGCCCAGAGCCTGTCTTCACCTGGGCCTTGAGTTTGACTTCAAAAGTCAGGATGCTGGGAGCTCTGCAGTAATATTGTCCTGGAGTGACAGGGCCTAGGGAATGTATAGTCTTTGCTTCATCAGGATGCAGTAGGAACCATAATGTCTGCTGTGGAGGAGGGACAGTTATGTGGACCAAAGAAAGGTCTCCTGCGAGGGGCAAACAGGGTCCGGCCATGCGGTTACTGTGCTACCTCAGTGGCCCTCCCTGGGGACACGCGGTAGACTCACTGGGGACCTTTCTCAGTATCCCGGCCCCCCATCCACTTCCCACCCCACACCTACCAAATCAGAACCCCTTTGAAAACCACAGGACAGTTTCTAGAACAGCCTGCCTTGACTGACTTAACAGGACCACAGGCTTGGAGAACGTTAGCAGTCTTCCTTCATGCCTAACAAACTACTACTTAGAACCATCACCATCTAGCCGTAAAAATGAGTGTCTGCTTACCAGCAGCTTTGGTTTTTATTCCTGAGCATACTGGCGTGCaaacccctttcttttttttttatttttttttaaagattttatttatttattcatgagagacagagagagagagagagagagagacagaggcagagggagaagcaggctccccgcggagcagggagcccgatgcgggactcgatcccaggaccctgggatcacgacctgagccgaaggcagacgcttaaccgactgagccacccaggcgtcccaaaccCCTATCTTGTAAAGACCAGCTCTACAAAAATTCTGCCCAACCAGCTCAGCCATGTCTGTTCCCCACGTTCTCAAGGCCACCAGTGCCCCTTGGCGGCTGGCTTTGGTGACAGAACGCTGTCCCTCCCTCTTTGTTTCCAGGGGACCTGTTTCAGAAGCCTGAGGTGTCCACGGTCAAGTTCCTCTTCCTGGTGGGAGGCTTTGCGGAGGCAGCCCTCTTGCAGCAAGCGGTACAGGCTGCCTTCGGCGACAAGTGCCGCATCATCATCCCCCAGGACGTGGGCCTCACCATCCTCAAGGGCGCCGTCCTCTTCGGCCTGGACCCCGCGGTCATCAAGGTGCGCCGGTCGCCGCTCACATATGGGGTGGGCGTGCTGAACCGCTACGTGGAGGGCAAGCACCCCCCCGAGAAGCTGCTGGTGAAGGACGGTACTCGCTGGTGCACCGACGTCTTCGATAAGTTCATCTCCGCCGACCAGTCGGTGGCCCTGGGGGAGCTGGTCAAGCGGAGCTACACCCCGGCCAAGCCTTCCCAGCTGGTCATCGTCATCAACATCTACAGCTGCGAGCACGACGACGTGAGCTTCATCACCGACCCGGGGGTGAAGAAGTGCGGCACGCTCCGCCTGGATCTCACGGGGACCAGCAGCACAGCCGTGCCCGCCCGGAGGGAGATCCAGACCCTCATGCAGTTCGGGGACACAGAGATCAAGGCCACGGCCATCGACATAGCCACCTCGAAGAGCGTCAAGGTTGGGATTGACTTCTTAAATTACTAACAGACCCGCCCCGCCGcctgcaacccccacccccacccctggactCTGTTCCCCTGCATCTGCTGACCTCAACCCTGactcttctttctctgtccttgACCTTCAGCATTGCCCACCTGAATTTCAGCAGGGAAGATGGGAACGACTAGGGCTAGAAACAATTAGGGATTTTTGAGGGCACACTGGAATCAGCAAAAACTGTCGGAGGTtctaagaaataagaaatctgaGGATCCTGGAAGAGCAGCTAGTTTTCATAGGTGCCCAGTGGTGAGACAGCCACCCGACAAGGGAGTCAGTCCGTTTCTGCAGCGGCGATTCAGCTTGCTTTGAACGGATCTCTGTTAGGATGCCCTAATCTATTCGAGACTTTTCTTTTTACGTTTTTTTTGGATGGCAGTCAATATAAAATGCTGTCCATCTGCagttaatttcttttcatcat from the Halichoerus grypus chromosome 7, mHalGry1.hap1.1, whole genome shotgun sequence genome contains:
- the HSPA12A gene encoding heat shock 70 kDa protein 12A isoform X2; translated protein: MADKEAGDGDAGPRETAPTSAYSSPARSLGDTGITPLSPSHIVNDADPNVSEQQMFLVVVAIDFGTTSSGYAYSFTKEPECIHVMRRWEGGDPGVSNQKTPTTILLTPERKFHSFGYAARDFYHDLDPNEAKQWLYLEKFKMKLHTTGDLTMDTDLTAANGKKIKALEIFAYALQYFKEQALKELSDQAGSEFENSDVRWVITVPAIWKQPAKQFMRQAAYQAGLASPETAEQLIIALEPEAASIYCRKLRLHQMIELSSKAAVNGYSSGDTVGAGFAQAKEHIRRNRQSRTFLVENVIGEIWSELEEGDKYVVVDSGGGTVDLTVHQIRLPEGHLKELYKATGGPYGSLGVDYEFEKLLCKIFGEDFIEQFKIKRPAAWVDLMIAFESRKRAAAPDRTNPLNITLPFSFIDYYKKFRGHSVEHALRKSNVDFVKWSSQGMLRMSPDAMNALFKPTIDSIIEHLRDLFQKPEVSTVKFLFLVGGFAEAALLQQAVQAAFGDKCRIIIPQDVGLTILKGAVLFGLDPAVIKVRRSPLTYGVGVLNRYVEGKHPPEKLLVKDGTRWCTDVFDKFISADQSVALGELVKRSYTPAKPSQLVIVINIYSCEHDDVSFITDPGVKKCGTLRLDLTGTSSTAVPARREIQTLMQFGDTEIKATAIDIATSKSVKVGIDFLNY
- the HSPA12A gene encoding heat shock 70 kDa protein 12A isoform X1; this translates as MMESVGMYGLCGCAAKSKMKCDSRWEVPASETAPTSAYSSPARSLGDTGITPLSPSHIVNDADPNVSEQQMFLVVVAIDFGTTSSGYAYSFTKEPECIHVMRRWEGGDPGVSNQKTPTTILLTPERKFHSFGYAARDFYHDLDPNEAKQWLYLEKFKMKLHTTGDLTMDTDLTAANGKKIKALEIFAYALQYFKEQALKELSDQAGSEFENSDVRWVITVPAIWKQPAKQFMRQAAYQAGLASPETAEQLIIALEPEAASIYCRKLRLHQMIELSSKAAVNGYSSGDTVGAGFAQAKEHIRRNRQSRTFLVENVIGEIWSELEEGDKYVVVDSGGGTVDLTVHQIRLPEGHLKELYKATGGPYGSLGVDYEFEKLLCKIFGEDFIEQFKIKRPAAWVDLMIAFESRKRAAAPDRTNPLNITLPFSFIDYYKKFRGHSVEHALRKSNVDFVKWSSQGMLRMSPDAMNALFKPTIDSIIEHLRDLFQKPEVSTVKFLFLVGGFAEAALLQQAVQAAFGDKCRIIIPQDVGLTILKGAVLFGLDPAVIKVRRSPLTYGVGVLNRYVEGKHPPEKLLVKDGTRWCTDVFDKFISADQSVALGELVKRSYTPAKPSQLVIVINIYSCEHDDVSFITDPGVKKCGTLRLDLTGTSSTAVPARREIQTLMQFGDTEIKATAIDIATSKSVKVGIDFLNY